Proteins encoded by one window of Erysipelothrix rhusiopathiae:
- a CDS encoding glycosyltransferase yields the protein MKVLFVNSVCDYGSTGKIVRDLANGLKKEGHEVLICYGRHQAKEDTDTFYIGDKLTTYSHVFMTRVFNRHGLHSNRATQKLIEKIETFNPDVIHLHNLHGYYLNVEMLFEALKTFKGKIYWTFHDCWPISGSSAYFDYHGCKTWDEGCVECNSTRDYPEALVFKRQKKNFLWKKKAFSGLDNLTLVTPSYWLKELLAKSFLAQYPCEVIHNGINTNLFKPTYDAELTKKYENKLVLLGVASIWEQRKGLNDFIKLSTMISDNYKIVLIGLTEEQKKSLPTAIDGVLRTDSAEQLAAYYTLSHRFINPTYEDNYPTTNIEALCCHTPVIAYDTGGNKEVSIKPFMTIVPQGDLEAIVHELNSNKNISFDHFDSQSHDSHTFVSNTLKLYQR from the coding sequence ATGAAGGTTCTATTTGTTAATTCGGTTTGTGACTACGGAAGTACGGGTAAAATTGTACGTGATCTCGCAAACGGACTAAAAAAAGAAGGCCACGAAGTTTTAATATGTTACGGTCGTCATCAGGCAAAAGAAGATACGGATACGTTCTATATTGGTGATAAGCTTACGACATACAGTCATGTTTTCATGACGCGTGTCTTTAACCGACATGGACTGCATTCAAATCGTGCAACTCAAAAACTAATTGAAAAAATTGAAACCTTTAATCCGGATGTGATTCATTTGCATAATTTACACGGATACTACTTAAATGTTGAAATGCTGTTTGAGGCATTAAAAACATTTAAGGGAAAAATCTATTGGACCTTTCATGACTGTTGGCCAATCAGTGGTAGCAGTGCTTATTTTGATTATCACGGTTGTAAAACATGGGATGAAGGTTGTGTTGAATGCAATTCGACACGTGATTACCCTGAAGCATTAGTATTCAAACGTCAAAAGAAAAATTTTCTATGGAAGAAAAAGGCATTCAGTGGGCTTGATAATTTAACCCTAGTTACGCCATCTTATTGGCTTAAAGAGTTACTTGCAAAAAGTTTTTTAGCTCAGTACCCGTGTGAAGTAATCCATAACGGCATTAACACCAATCTCTTTAAGCCTACATATGATGCAGAATTAACAAAAAAATATGAGAATAAACTCGTTTTACTTGGTGTTGCAAGCATTTGGGAGCAGCGCAAAGGCTTAAACGATTTCATTAAGTTAAGTACCATGATTTCTGATAATTATAAAATCGTACTGATTGGTTTGACTGAAGAGCAAAAGAAATCTTTACCCACTGCAATTGATGGTGTATTACGAACGGACAGTGCAGAGCAACTTGCAGCGTATTACACACTCTCGCACCGTTTTATCAATCCAACCTATGAGGATAACTATCCTACAACAAATATCGAAGCACTCTGCTGTCATACACCTGTGATTGCATATGATACAGGTGGTAATAAAGAAGTTTCGATTAAGCCGTTTATGACAATTGTTCCCCAAGGAGATTTGGAAGCAATTGTACATGAGCTCAATTCAAATAAAAATATATCTTTTGATCACTTTGATAGTCAGTCACACGATTCCCATACATTTGTGTCAAACACTCTTAAGTTGTATCAACGGTAA
- a CDS encoding NTP transferase domain-containing protein codes for MFSKFYILRTLLEQEISSQRELSKHTNFSLGKVNSLLNDCINQGYVNNFKITKEGLRFLKEYEVDNAIIMAAGFGSRFVPYTYETPKGLMEVHGERMVERLIKQLQEVGIKEIYVVVGYLKEKFEYLVTKYGVKLIHNPDYNRYNNISTIYHAQDVMKNTLIMPSDIYIMENMFHKYEFKSWYATTFFEGETDEWTAKTAPSGLITEMEIGGKDVLGLYGPTFFDAETSQKIIKAVNQDIKIAGKEQYYWENCWLDRINQIQIYSNEVEPESIFEFESIEELRVFDTTYITETKNEMISIICNVFGVTSNEITGIESMKKGMTNDSFIFRVNNKSYVFRAPGKGTEQLINRREEAKVYQAINHLKLSDKLYYINPENGYKISRYYDNCESITQDDIPQAFSILRMLHSSDISVSHSFNLEERIAYYMTLCKDSNAILFDDINEVSRLVDEEISYLNTLERPKVLCHIDPVESNFVKLYDGSLRLLDWEYAAMGDPILDIAMHAIYSGHQDDQILKLLEIYLERKPTKQESKILFMYVSLSGYLWALWAQFKQASGESFGSYALDQYHYAHKYARLALSMED; via the coding sequence ATGTTTTCGAAATTTTATATTCTCAGAACGTTACTTGAGCAAGAAATTTCATCACAGCGTGAATTAAGTAAACACACAAATTTTTCCCTAGGGAAAGTCAATTCACTCTTGAATGATTGCATCAATCAAGGATATGTAAATAATTTCAAAATTACAAAAGAAGGACTTAGGTTTCTTAAAGAATACGAGGTCGATAACGCAATTATTATGGCTGCAGGGTTTGGATCAAGGTTTGTACCTTATACCTATGAAACACCTAAAGGTCTTATGGAAGTTCACGGTGAGCGCATGGTCGAGCGTCTCATCAAACAACTTCAAGAAGTAGGCATTAAAGAAATATATGTCGTAGTCGGTTATCTCAAAGAGAAATTTGAATATCTCGTAACAAAATACGGGGTCAAATTGATTCATAATCCCGATTATAATCGATACAACAACATTTCTACGATTTATCATGCACAAGATGTTATGAAAAACACTTTAATAATGCCATCAGATATCTATATAATGGAAAATATGTTCCATAAATATGAATTTAAATCTTGGTACGCTACAACGTTTTTTGAAGGTGAAACGGATGAATGGACTGCAAAAACAGCACCAAGCGGCCTTATTACCGAGATGGAAATTGGCGGCAAGGATGTACTTGGCCTTTATGGACCCACATTTTTTGACGCCGAAACATCCCAAAAAATAATTAAAGCAGTTAATCAGGATATTAAGATTGCTGGAAAAGAGCAGTATTACTGGGAGAACTGCTGGCTCGATCGAATCAATCAAATTCAAATTTATTCAAACGAGGTCGAACCAGAGTCAATCTTCGAGTTCGAATCAATTGAAGAGTTACGTGTTTTTGATACGACATATATTACCGAGACAAAAAATGAAATGATTTCAATTATTTGTAATGTCTTCGGAGTTACATCAAATGAGATAACCGGAATTGAGTCCATGAAAAAAGGGATGACAAATGATTCCTTTATCTTTAGAGTCAATAACAAGTCTTATGTTTTTCGGGCTCCTGGAAAAGGAACTGAACAACTGATAAACCGACGCGAAGAGGCGAAAGTGTACCAGGCAATTAATCACTTAAAGTTATCGGATAAGCTTTATTATATCAACCCAGAAAACGGTTATAAAATTTCACGTTATTATGATAATTGTGAGTCGATTACCCAAGATGATATACCGCAAGCTTTTAGTATCTTACGAATGTTGCACTCAAGCGATATCTCAGTGAGTCATTCCTTTAATTTAGAAGAACGCATTGCATATTATATGACTTTATGTAAAGATTCTAATGCGATTTTATTCGATGATATCAATGAGGTATCAAGACTCGTTGATGAAGAAATATCCTATCTTAATACACTTGAGCGTCCGAAAGTTTTATGTCATATTGATCCAGTGGAATCGAATTTCGTGAAATTATATGATGGTTCTTTACGACTTTTAGATTGGGAGTATGCAGCCATGGGCGATCCAATATTAGATATCGCGATGCACGCAATTTACTCAGGACATCAAGATGATCAAATCTTAAAATTACTTGAAATCTATCTTGAACGAAAACCTACAAAACAGGAGTCTAAAATCTTATTTATGTATGTTAGTTTATCAGGATATCTCTGGGCTTTATGGGCTCAATTTAAACAAGCCAGCGGGGAATCGTTTGGAAGTTATGCATTGGATCAATACCACTATGCACATAAATATGCACGCTTAGCGTTGTCTATGGAGGACTAA
- a CDS encoding DMT family transporter, which yields MRNKGTITGLFSGLFWGLDTVMIGVVLASTMFLAFGSNAPLISTFIHDGASFLFLLILIVIQKQGNDLIRVLFSKSGMIIAIAALLGGPIGMGAYILSINHLGPAISASISAIYPLFGSVLSFIILKEKPNKRTLLGLLIAISAIVLMGFTGSSGVINLQAGLFFISICIIGWGSEAVIISTALKQDVPSHIALAIRQLVSFLTYGLIIMPLVGYSQLQFLVVKHPIFLMILISGIIGSISYSFYYKSISLIGPSKAMGLNISYPAWAFLFQFMVDHTFNYKNFILVIFIMIGSILSSENPRELIELFRRKK from the coding sequence ATGCGTAATAAGGGAACGATTACCGGTTTATTTTCAGGTCTTTTTTGGGGACTTGATACGGTTATGATTGGTGTTGTATTGGCATCCACGATGTTCTTAGCTTTTGGATCCAATGCACCGCTAATCTCAACATTTATCCATGATGGCGCGTCCTTCCTATTTTTACTAATCCTCATTGTGATTCAAAAACAGGGGAACGATCTGATACGTGTTCTATTTTCGAAGTCGGGTATGATTATCGCAATCGCAGCACTTTTAGGTGGCCCAATCGGCATGGGTGCTTATATCTTATCCATAAACCATCTTGGACCTGCAATTTCCGCAAGCATTTCTGCGATTTATCCACTATTTGGATCTGTATTAAGCTTTATAATATTAAAAGAAAAGCCTAATAAACGAACTCTTTTAGGCCTTCTTATTGCGATATCCGCGATTGTCTTGATGGGATTTACAGGTAGTTCAGGGGTAATAAACTTACAAGCGGGTTTATTCTTTATATCTATATGCATTATTGGGTGGGGAAGTGAAGCCGTAATTATCAGTACTGCACTTAAACAAGATGTACCATCTCATATTGCACTTGCGATTCGTCAACTCGTTTCATTTCTTACATATGGACTGATCATAATGCCACTAGTTGGCTATTCTCAACTTCAGTTTTTAGTTGTGAAACACCCTATATTCTTAATGATTCTTATCAGTGGAATCATCGGTTCCATTTCGTATTCATTTTACTATAAATCCATATCTCTTATTGGTCCAAGTAAAGCCATGGGACTTAATATCAGTTATCCAGCATGGGCATTTCTGTTCCAGTTTATGGTCGATCATACATTTAACTATAAAAACTTTATTCTCGTTATTTTTATCATGATTGGATCGATACTTTCTTCCGAAAACCCACGTGAATTAATAGAACTTTTCAGACGTAAAAAATAA
- a CDS encoding LicD family protein: MNKLQQEELNVLVEFDRICRKHDIIYSLSSGTLLGSIRHHGFIPWDDDIDVNMSRSEFNRFEKIVLEELDKDFFYQSFDTEKDHYHAFSKIRSNKVELVEKSTEYLNINHGVWIDIFPYDNIPDDITLRDEQKKKVGFYNKLISLFVYTFVTDEDKGKKRIIKNIFYHLNRIFYRVNFLLPSLYKKRQYWIEKYNNEKTEYANMLVFNYNDAIYKSTFIRNEVLDSVTSGVFEGHEFLIPTAYDEILTSNYGDYMQLPPESERVSNHEVVLRDHRNA, encoded by the coding sequence ATGAACAAATTACAGCAAGAAGAGTTGAATGTTCTCGTCGAATTCGATCGCATTTGTCGAAAACATGATATTATCTATTCACTCTCATCGGGAACTTTATTAGGATCAATCCGTCATCATGGCTTTATTCCTTGGGATGATGATATTGATGTCAATATGTCTCGCAGTGAATTTAATCGATTCGAAAAAATTGTACTGGAGGAACTGGATAAAGATTTCTTCTATCAATCCTTTGATACTGAAAAAGATCACTATCATGCCTTCAGCAAAATTCGAAGTAATAAGGTTGAGCTTGTTGAAAAATCAACTGAGTACCTTAATATAAATCATGGAGTTTGGATTGATATATTTCCTTATGATAACATTCCTGATGATATAACACTTCGTGATGAACAAAAGAAAAAAGTAGGTTTTTACAATAAACTTATTTCTCTATTTGTGTATACATTCGTTACCGATGAAGACAAAGGTAAGAAACGTATCATCAAAAATATTTTTTATCATCTAAATCGAATCTTTTATCGTGTAAATTTCTTGCTTCCAAGTCTCTATAAAAAACGTCAATATTGGATTGAAAAATATAATAATGAAAAAACAGAGTATGCGAATATGCTAGTGTTCAATTATAACGACGCCATCTACAAATCAACATTTATCCGTAATGAAGTTTTAGATTCTGTTACTTCAGGTGTATTTGAAGGCCATGAATTCTTAATTCCAACAGCTTATGATGAAATTCTGACTTCAAACTATGGAGACTATATGCAATTACCTCCAGAATCAGAACGTGTTTCCAATCATGAGGTTGTTTTGAGAGATCATCGCAATGCGTAA
- the wecB gene encoding non-hydrolyzing UDP-N-acetylglucosamine 2-epimerase, which produces MKKLKVMTVVGTRPEIIRLSAVINRLESSDAIEHVLVHTGQNYDYELNEVFFNDFKLRKPDYFLETATGKPVGTIGNILINIEPVLEEVNPDAFLVLGDTNSCLCAIAAKRKHIPIFHMEAGNRCFDQRVPEETNRKIVDHISDINLTYSDIAREYLLREGLSADRVIKTGSPMYEVIQSRQEDIAASTILESLELIKGEYFVVSAHRDENINSERNFLNLVDSLNAIAEKYQMPIIVSTHPRTKNMIDAKGVSFNPLVKIMKPMGFNDYVKLQVDSKATLSDSGTISEESSILKFKALNLREAHERPEAMEEASVMMVGLEKERILQGLEVLEEQEPETLRYVSDYSMPNVSEKILRIIISYVDYINRNVWSK; this is translated from the coding sequence ATGAAAAAGCTAAAAGTTATGACTGTCGTGGGAACACGTCCTGAAATTATTCGTTTATCTGCTGTGATTAATCGCTTAGAATCAAGTGATGCAATTGAACATGTACTTGTGCATACAGGACAAAACTACGATTACGAATTAAATGAAGTGTTTTTTAATGATTTTAAACTTAGAAAACCAGATTACTTTTTGGAAACCGCTACAGGAAAACCTGTTGGTACGATTGGTAATATCCTTATCAATATTGAACCTGTTTTAGAAGAAGTAAATCCTGATGCTTTCTTAGTACTTGGGGATACTAACAGTTGTCTTTGTGCAATTGCTGCAAAGCGCAAACATATTCCAATTTTCCACATGGAAGCTGGGAACCGTTGTTTTGACCAACGTGTTCCGGAAGAAACAAACCGTAAAATTGTCGATCATATTTCAGATATCAACTTAACTTACAGTGACATTGCACGTGAATACTTATTACGAGAAGGTCTTTCCGCAGATCGTGTTATTAAAACTGGAAGCCCTATGTATGAAGTAATCCAATCCCGTCAGGAAGATATCGCTGCAAGTACAATTCTCGAATCTCTTGAACTTATAAAAGGCGAGTATTTTGTAGTTTCAGCACACCGAGATGAAAATATTAACTCAGAAAGAAATTTCTTGAATCTTGTAGATAGTTTAAATGCTATCGCAGAAAAATATCAAATGCCAATTATCGTAAGTACACATCCACGTACAAAAAACATGATTGATGCGAAAGGTGTATCTTTTAACCCGCTTGTAAAAATTATGAAACCAATGGGATTTAATGATTACGTAAAACTTCAAGTAGATTCTAAAGCTACTCTGAGTGATAGTGGAACGATTAGTGAAGAATCATCGATTCTTAAATTTAAAGCACTTAATCTACGTGAAGCTCATGAACGCCCAGAAGCTATGGAAGAAGCCTCCGTTATGATGGTAGGACTTGAAAAAGAACGTATTTTACAAGGGCTAGAAGTATTGGAAGAACAAGAACCGGAAACATTACGCTATGTCTCTGATTACAGCATGCCTAATGTATCTGAAAAAATATTACGTATTATTATTTCTTATGTTGACTACATAAATCGCAATGTTTGGAGTAAATAA